The nucleotide window TGAAAATGTACTAGAATACGACGAATTTAACTTTGATGTTTTACCCACATATGTTCAATGTTTGTATGAATTGGGAGGGAAGAATAAACTATTCTTGGTATCTCACAAGTTGGCAGAGAGTTTTCCGAAGAGTTCAATTACATGGTTTGCCGTTGGAACTTATTATTTCGcaattaataatatatCTGAAGCGCGTAAGTATTTTTCCAAAGCGTCTGTTTTGGATCCAAATTTTGGGTATGCATGGTTAGGTTTTGCACATACGTTTGCTGTAGAAGGTGAACACGAACAAGCTTTGTCTGCATATTCCACAGCTGCACGATTTTTCCCGGGGACACACTTACCCCATTTATACCTAGGCATGCAGTATTCTCGAATGGATACATTAACCCTTGCTGAGGCGTATTTTATGATGGCTTATAATATATGTCCGACAGACCCTCTACTATTAAATGAACTCGGTGTCGTGTACTTTAAAAAGATGGATTATCCCAGAGCTAAGAAGTTCTTTAAGCGAGCATGTGAAGCAATCAATACTCAGCAGTCAGATGCCTCATCTGTTGCCATTTCAACCTACCTCAATTTGGGCCACACCTATAGAAAATTAGATGAGGACGAACGAGCCCTACATTGTTTCAAAACTGTCCTCGAAAGGTGGAAACCGTCCGCAAACGTCTGGTGCGCACTGGCAACAGTATATTtaaagatgaagaagttacAAAAAGCTATAGACGCTTTGCATTCCGTACTGGCTATGGATCCGAATCATCAAACAGGGCAGCAATTACTCAAGATAGCGTTAGATGTTAATGTTCACCTGCCATTAGACAATGGCCATCCCTTGATGGTGAGTGCCAAAATAAACGAAAGTAGGACGTTAGGTCCGAACGACAAAAAACGCTCTCTGGGAGCCATTGATCCTGTAGTAATAGCAAAACGCTTAAAACAGGGAAGCGCATCCTCCGACGAAGGCGATCTGATGGATATAGAATAAAGTATATAATCTCAATTCTTAATGATATGCATCCTATAAGACCCGCATTTCTTATTTAATAGCCATCTTTGTAATTTAAATGCATTTGAATGGTATTCACTAATGTAACTGCTTGTTCTCTCCCTGTTTGCTGTCTCCCCGGTTAGGAGCCTTTCTATCTTTTCTTGCCTTCCTTTTAGCTTTCTTCGTACTACCAAGAGATGGACTTATTTCATCCTCTCTAACTGGACCCTGTGATTGCGATGGATTTATTCCAGATCTCTGACTATGATTATCATCACTAGTGACCTTTTTTACATCCCTATTAAATGAACTACTATTATTCCTGCTATTATCTTTGCCATTACCTTTGCCTGGCTTATCCTTGGGAGCTGTATTTCTGGGAGTGGCAGAAGACGGTGGCACTCGCTTCTTTACGCTCGGTTTACGCTTCTTCTGCTGCGATCCTGACCTCCCATTCGGGCCAAAATTTCCCGTTATAATATCTGAAACTTCTCTCGTAAACCGATCGTTAACTACCACGTTTGCATTGTTTGTGGTTCTGCCTCTGGGCAACTTCTTTGTCTCTGGGACTCGAACTGGGACTGGTACTTGAACTGGAGACCCCTGACTTAACATACAACATGGCATAGCATCCATGCATGGATCAATTGGTATTAGTGGACAGAAATCATGTAGCATGAACTCTATTAGCCTGGATTCCTCATCAGAGTCGTCCATATCGCCTTTAATGCTAATAGTCGGGCATTTAAAGTAGGTGGTATCCTGAAAACTTAGATATAAATTAGATATGTTCAAAATATGCTTGGCATGTAAAACTACTAGAGACAGAAGCCCAACATTAGGAGTAAAGGATTTTATATATGCTAGGctagttgatagaataGTAAGGGGGGGGGGTTCTGACTTATTCGTATGGGCATGTTATCTCTATCACCATTATATAATACTATTGTCAGTTAATATAATATACGATTGTTTAGGTAGTATCTACATCGACCAACTTTGAAAGCGAATTCTCTCAAAATATCTCTCTTGATGGAAGTAGCTAGTACTAGAAAAACTGGATTTTAAGTTTGCTGGGTGAAGATATTGACATTGGTGGTTTTTGCGTTGTTCAAACAAGACATAATCATCGAAACAGTAAATGCAACGGCATATAGACCATATCTATAAAACTTTTTCTTTAAGCGCCAGCTCAACCTCTTTGTACACGTCTTCGACATCCTGGTCACATCTAACCCTAATAACCTTGCCCTGGTCATCAAAGTAGCGGACTACTGGCATACTGGTGTCGAGGAACGTTCTAAACCTCTTCTTGATGGACTCTGCATTATCGTCCGTTCTACCGCTTGTTTGGCCTCTGCGGAGCAACCGCTCTAACATAACGGCCTCTGGGCACTCGAAGAAGATTACCATTTTACTTGGAGCAATTTCTTTCTCAAAAGTGATGGCCTGGTCCATCTTTCTAGGGAATCCATCGACAAGGAAATTCTTCTTGCCCTGCTCAGATGCCTTTTGAATTGCCTGTTTCAATAGCTCAACAGTAATCTCCTGAGGAACAATAAGCCCTTCCTTGATGTGATGTCTAATAAGGTCACCGTACTTAGAACCTGGTCTGTTCTGTTCCTCGCGCAAAAGATCACCTGCACCAATATGAACGAAGCCCAGGTTCTTCACGATCCGTGCACATTGTGTACCCTTTCCAGACCCTGGCCCACCAAGAACAAAAACGATAGAAACATCGCTGGTGCTAGAAGATGCCTTGACAGCTGGTGGGGCTGAACGCGATGGGTCAGATATTTCAATCATTTCCTTTGGACTGTCCTTACGGTTTGCAATGGAGTATATTGTTGAACCGAGGGCTAATCCGCCGAGTAGTAATAGTATTTTGAACCTTGATTTAGGTTTCTGATTGTCGGGCCCGAGCGATGAGTACAGTCTTGTACTTCTCAAGTGCAAACTGGAATAAGGTGCCTTGGCAAGTAAGCGTGAAGCTTTATATGCACTTCTAGCAAACAGAGGAAATTGACTTATGGCCCTAGAACCCCTCGGAATTATCATATTATAGAGAGCAATTGCGTTATGCTAGGTGCCAGTTAGAATACATGTGTTGGATTTTATGGCTGATTTTTTTTAACCTAGAACATCGACGACTTGGTAAAGTGCTAAATAAAAGCCGATATAatagtatatatatatagtaTATAAGTTCTTACGTGCTTGTCACCGGAGATCAGATCAGCTAACTCACTTATTTATAGATAACACACTTTTCAAGCCCAAAATTCTTTAAGCTGATCATCATTATACCGCAAATATTTACCGTTAAGGGCCTCGGGAATGCCCTCAATGACTAAATTTGCATATATTCCGGCAGGTACCACAGGATCTAGCAACTCATTGTTTTTCTTAAGATCTGTAAACCTCTTCAATACTGCTGGTGGAACTTCAGAAGCAAACTTGGTTCTTATGTCATGTTGCATCTCGGTGTCTACAACCCCGGGAGCAACAGATATAGTCCTTACGGCTGGCTCCTCAACAGCTACCGAGCTTGCAAAGTGGTTTAAAGCTGCCTTGGACGCTCCGTAGGCTCCCCATCCATGCTGAAACTGTGTTAGTACAATCCTAAAAAAAACAATTGGTACTCTTGTTAACATACGTAATTCTTAACGCTGGCACCGGAACTCACAAAAACAAGGTTAGCTGCTGCCTTCTTCAAATATGGCATTGCATGACCCACTAATGCAACGTTGCTGAAGAAATTAATATCAAATAGTCTTCTCCAACCCTCCGCATCCAAGTGATTCACATCTTGTACAGGTTCTAGAATACCCGCATTCATGATAATTCCATCGATGGCACCATGCTTCGAAACAGCAGTTTTCACCAATTCTTCTGGTACTGCCCCATTAGATATATCACCCACTACATAGTCAAATTTATCGCCATAGGCTTTCTTCAATTCCAGTAAGGGGGGTTCCGTCCGCGCAGCGCCAACAACAATCACACCTGCTCTAGAACACAAGTTATGCACGATTGCAAGCCCAATACCACGGGATACGCCTGTAACCAGTATAACCTTCACCATTAAAACGCTTAATAACCTCGTAGTAAGTGTTTATCAATGCTTAGGGTTCTTACATGAATGTCACTTTTAAAAGTTTTCCCTTTTACATAGAATTGTAGGAGACTCAGAAACACAACCACAATTGCTACACAACCACAGAGAAGTGACCAGTGCCGCTATCAATTACTAGACGGTTTGGTAAATACTGGTGACGATGAATAAATCGAAAACTGATTGGGCGAAGGACACGCCTTGTAAAAACATCACGATATATGGCTACTGTAAATACGAAAAGGATGGATGCATATTTAATCACGGCAAAACAGGAGGTGCAACGTTTGCAAATGCCACTACAACTGGTGGGCCAACTGCAAATATTCCACCAGCGGTCACTAATGCTCCTGCTCTCAACCATACGAAGTCTACATTCAATGTCGAAAAGGCCACCAGTTTTACACCCTCGGTAGCAATTCCTGATTTTAGTACCATTCAGAGTTTTACGCCAGAAAGAATTATTTCTCCTCCTAGTACTGATGCTAATAATTCATCATATCCAGCAAACTTCAATCCTTACGGATCCGATAGTTTTAATCCTTCCGCTACAGTATCAGGATCTGCTTCCGCTTCATACCAAAATCCAGCTTCCGGGAGCAATACAGCCCCAGCTCCTCCGCCGCCACCACCACCGCCCCCTTCTAGACCGGGTCCAATTGCGGCTTCTGGATATATGCCAACGATTGCCGGAACAACATTCCCTACAGTCTATCCCCCATCCCACTCTATTCTTCAATACCACTTATATGCTCCAGATCCACCACCGCATCTGCAATTACCACTTAAACCGAATGAACGTACGCCGGAGACCCTCTTTATACCTAATAGCTTGCGAGAACAACTTGTGAAGCGGAATTTATCATCCTTACAGGTGTTTCCTTCTGGTGGTACACTTCCAGAGGTGGTCGGAGACTACTTTGGTCTCGTTCCATTAGAGTTTCATAACAGGCAACCTAATAAAAGTCGATATCTTGGCCACCAGAACTCTCTTTACAAAGTCTTCTCGAATCTTGATGGTAAGGTATACATTATACGTCGAATTCATGATGTTAAGATTGTTGATGTAGCTCAGATATCCGTTCCATTTAGAAAATGGCAAAAGGTTTCCTGCACCAACATAGTTCAGATAAAGGACGCTTTTACCAGTAGAGCGTTTGGAGATTCCTCGTTGTGTGTTGTGTATGATTACTACGCGCAGTCAAATACACTATACGAAACACATGTAGCAAGCTATACTGTTACACCGGTAACGCAGGAGTATTTGTGGAGCTATTTGGTCCAGTTAACAAATGCTATCAAAGAAATACACAGCCATGGGTTATTTATTAATCGGATGTGTTTAGATAAAATAATTGTAACTGGTGATCCTGGTAGAATTAAACTAAGTGATTGTGGAATATTCGATATTCTATCATATGATAAAAACTGTGATATTACTAAGAAACATCAGCAGGATTTTAAGGATTTAGGATCAATTCTATTTGACCTAGCACGCAAAATGACATCTACAAAAGAGGAATCAATAGATAATTTAGACATTGATCCGTCATTCAAAAAGGCTCTATCTTATCTACTTTCGGATGATAAGAAGGATATTTTCGAATTTACTGCACTTTTTAGCCATAAAATACTAGATGTTATCAACTCTTACCAGAAATATTCTGAGTATGTTGAACAAAATCTAATGCGTGAATTAGAAAATGGTCGTTTATTTCGTCTAATGTGCAAATTGAATTTCATATTCGGTAGATTGGAATCCAGTTTACATAGCAGTTGGTCAGAAGCTGGAGATAAATTCCCAATTATATTATTCTACGACTACGTTTTTCATCAGGTCGATGAGAATGGTCGACCGGTAATGGATCTTTCCCATGTTTTGAGGTGTTTAAATAAATTAGATGGTGGTGTCTCAGAGAAAATAATATTGGTTACACCAGATGAGTTGAACTGCATTATTATTAGCTATAAGGAGCTAAAGGATTTAATTGATTCAACTTTTCGATCAATGACGCAGTAGCacatctttaaaatatctaAAAAAGAATAAATACAACAAATATTTCGAAAATCTATCTTCACTTATTCCTGTTTATGAATTTTAAATAAGGTAAGTAGTCTTCGACCATGTTTGGTGTAGTTTATATGTTTCAACTTCAATCTTAAATTAGAGCTCAAAAATGCCTGTAAAAATTAACGATTTTAGGATTATGTACAAAGCAATAAATGAAATATCTGATATAAAGTTTTTTAGGCTTTCGATTGCATTTGAACTTTAATGCAATTTTTTGAAACTCTATTAGTAGTTTAATACTTTCTACTTCTTTATTTATCTCTTGCCGCTCAAAATTGTCAGAATTTAGTCTTGCATTACATTGCAGAACCCGGAAAAATGCTATTTCCTTTTGGGCCTACAGGCACTATATGATTACATGCGCGGGTACATGTCCATAAAACGTCTACATTCAACGAATATAGTATACTAAGATGTGTATGCGTATTTCAGCGATGTTGTGTCTGAACCTTTTACGTATCTATGTAGATTTGTCTTCTGGCTTGAAGTTCTGAGTGCAATGTACATTCTAGATATAGTGTGATGCATTGTAGTGGATATAGAACTGCCGCTGTGGTATAGCTTTGTGTAGCTGAGAATGGGTTGATGCTCACTGCCTCTGCAACTTCTCTTGCGGCCGTGAGA belongs to Eremothecium sinecaudum strain ATCC 58844 chromosome IV, complete sequence and includes:
- the URA6 gene encoding bifunctional uridylate/adenylate kinase (Syntenic homolog of Ashbya gossypii ACR170C; Syntenic homolog of Saccharomyces cerevisiae YKL024C (URA6)) produces the protein MIIPRGSRAISQFPLFARSAYKASRLLAKAPYSSLHLRSTRLYSSLGPDNQKPKSRFKILLLLGGLALGSTIYSIANRKDSPKEMIEISDPSRSAPPAVKASSSTSDVSIVFVLGGPGSGKGTQCARIVKNLGFVHIGAGDLLREEQNRPGSKYGDLIRHHIKEGLIVPQEITVELLKQAIQKASEQGKKNFLVDGFPRKMDQAITFEKEIAPSKMVIFFECPEAVMLERLLRRGQTSGRTDDNAESIKKRFRTFLDTSMPVVRYFDDQGKVIRVRCDQDVEDVYKEVELALKEKVL
- the NRE1 gene encoding sepiapterin reductase family protein (Syntenic homolog of Ashbya gossypii ACR171C; Syntenic homolog of Saccharomyces cerevisiae YIR035C and YIR036C (IRC24); 1-intron; Tandem gene duplication in Saccharomyces cerevisiae), which produces MVKVILVTGVSRGIGLAIVHNLCSRAGVIVVGAARTEPPLLELKKAYGDKFDYVVGDISNGAVPEELVKTAVSKHGAIDGIIMNAGILEPVQDVNHLDAEGWRRLFDINFFSNVALVGHAMPYLKKAAANLVFVSSGASVKNYHGWGAYGASKAALNHFASSVAVEEPAVRTISVAPGVVDTEMQHDIRTKFASEVPPAVLKRFTDLKKNNELLDPVVPAGIYANLVIEGIPEALNGKYLRYNDDQLKEFWA
- the PAN3 gene encoding PAN-complex poly(A)-binding subunit PAN3 (Syntenic homolog of Ashbya gossypii ACR172W; Syntenic homolog of Saccharomyces cerevisiae YKL025C (PAN3)) — encoded protein: MNKSKTDWAKDTPCKNITIYGYCKYEKDGCIFNHGKTGGATFANATTTGGPTANIPPAVTNAPALNHTKSTFNVEKATSFTPSVAIPDFSTIQSFTPERIISPPSTDANNSSYPANFNPYGSDSFNPSATVSGSASASYQNPASGSNTAPAPPPPPPPPPSRPGPIAASGYMPTIAGTTFPTVYPPSHSILQYHLYAPDPPPHLQLPLKPNERTPETLFIPNSLREQLVKRNLSSLQVFPSGGTLPEVVGDYFGLVPLEFHNRQPNKSRYLGHQNSLYKVFSNLDGKVYIIRRIHDVKIVDVAQISVPFRKWQKVSCTNIVQIKDAFTSRAFGDSSLCVVYDYYAQSNTLYETHVASYTVTPVTQEYLWSYLVQLTNAIKEIHSHGLFINRMCLDKIIVTGDPGRIKLSDCGIFDILSYDKNCDITKKHQQDFKDLGSILFDLARKMTSTKEESIDNLDIDPSFKKALSYLLSDDKKDIFEFTALFSHKILDVINSYQKYSEYVEQNLMRELENGRLFRLMCKLNFIFGRLESSLHSSWSEAGDKFPIILFYDYVFHQVDENGRPVMDLSHVLRCLNKLDGGVSEKIILVTPDELNCIIISYKELKDLIDSTFRSMTQ